From Cucumis melo cultivar AY chromosome 3, USDA_Cmelo_AY_1.0, whole genome shotgun sequence:
CAATTTCACTCGATAACGAACCATGGGCTTTGCCATTTGATTGGGCTTCAACTTCACAACAATTTTGTCCATCTTTAGTTAACTAATACTAATTAAAATTGTGTCTCACATACTCATGGAActgatttaaaaaaattctttttgtTCTGTATTATATTTGTTATGATGTTCAGTTGAGATAAGATAAGCTAGTTAACATGTAGTACAATCActtatatgaaaaaaaaagtcataaaCTATAAAGATAAGGTAGATGTTGTTCTTATTTTTACTAATATCCAAATTCATGGAAGATTACATTCACAAAACTCTTCCCCTTTTAAATCCATAATTTCACCTTTTCTATTCTCTCTTAAAGTTGACACTTGACAGTAATCATTTATCCCAAAAATCAAGCAAAATTGACTGCTTTACCACTGTTAATAAAGccatttatattatatttgaagTCACATATAAGTACTTTTAATTATTAACAGTTAACGTAGTTTTCACCTATTGATCGAATGTGCATGTTTAAGATCATACATGACTCCTTTAGAGTAGGATATATTTGAATTTTACCAATTCGTAGTCGCTCAATCAATTTatgatattaaaattaaatcaaaagtGATTCTCTAACACAAATGTGCACCTCTATTAACAGTTGAGTTACAAGTTAGAAAGGTATAAGCAAAGTTATTGTAGAACAAATTGCACAATCTGTTGTATAAAAACTCTTTAACTTCGTTATTAATTAAAGTAAAACTATACCGCTACTAAAAAATTTTGTCATCTATGGATTATCATCCCCTAACAAAAAATACATTGTATCATATCAAACAGAGAAACAAAGAAGAGATGAAAAGAAAATCACTATCCTTTGTGCATACCCTTCTTCCTAGACCTCCTCCTCCTTCGTCTATGCTCTTCTTGCCATGGCAAAAGATGGGTTCTTCGGTTAGCCAAATTTTGCAGCACCATATCTCGTAGCCCAGTGTCGTTGACCTCGCAGAAACGGCTCGACCAGTCCTCTGGTTCCACTGCCTTAGTCCCTAACCCGGGTGCTCTGTCCTTAGACCCCACATTTTGCTCCTCCTGCCAATCCGCTACGTACGTCGCTACTCGCCTGTAAAACTTCTCCTTAAACACTTCCCAAACTTGGTACTTGTAATGGTTTATAACCATCTCAGATCTCTCCAAATTCATATAATGAAACCCATCTCTCAAGTGGAAATGATGCACCACATTGATCAATGTGGAGTTCAAAACCTCCGGGTTCACAATACTCTTGTGCCTCTCCGCTGTTGCTTTCCTGCAAGTGTAACCGACCGTCACTCCCTGCGGTGGCATCCGTGTTAGCCCGGATGGGCCGAAGCTGTGACAGGACACGCGTATCTCCCCAACAGAGGCGTTTTTGGCTTGGTTTCTAAGCACATCAAGTAGAGACAAGCCAGATGGTAGGAAGAAGAACTCATCGACATCAATGAATCCAACCCACTTGCAAGAATTCCGAGCTCGTAATGCACAATGTGCAAAACCGGCTTCTTGTGTCTTAATCCAGGGCCAAATATGTCGAGAAATGTTGTGTTTGACATTGAATATTGATGCAATTACATCTTCTATGTCATCGTCGCTGTTGTTGTCGTAGACAAACCAACGGCGAACACCGAGATGGGCATGGTAAATGACCCATTCCTTAAGAAATTGCGCTTGGTTTCGAAGCATTGTGCACAAGCACATCTCGTAAGGCTTTCGGTGAGGTGTTATGAGTCTTGGCGAGAGCAACGGGCGGGCTATAGAATTCAAAGTTCCTCCGCCTTTCACTCTAATAGAAACTTTAATTGAATCATGAGTTCTATTGGGATTGCTGAGTACGCTCAGAGGTGTTGTACAACGCGCAATTTCTTGAGCAATCGATATGACATTAGACCTTAGCAGAAACTTAATCTTCCGAAAATCCCAGCCATAGACACACTCAAATTTGGACGCATTTGAGACCCGTTCAGGGCGGAGACCAAGGCCTTTAATAAAGACCACGGTGGTGTTGTCTCGGTCGACCAATGCTTCATACACAAGAAAATCCCACTGGTGCGAGTTCCCACCTTGGAGCTGAGGATTAGATCTCACTCTAATCGAAACGGTGAATCCAGGAGGTGGGAGTGGGCACCGAACCATTTGCTTTTGTAGATGTTCCTCACCATCCACGTCAATTGGGGGGCGCCACCTGTGGGGCACCGAGGAGTTAGCAGCAAAATAAACACAGTTGATGTCCTCTTTGGGAAATGGTCGAACAGTTTGTGGGTGGTTGAGAAAAACAAGAGCTTGATCGGGAAGGGTCACCGTTTCTTGAAGGGAAGAGAGAAAATGAAGAGAGGAATCATCGTAAAGAGCTTTATTCAGAGGATTTGGCAGCGTGTGAACCAACTCTGGATGAAACGTATATGTTTACAAATGTTATTTACATACATGAAATAAAATCACAGAAATCCCAACAATTGGGAAAcggaaatggaaatggaaatcgaagaaaaaaaaaggaaaacatacCAGAAGAGAAGAAGCGAGAAGtggtgaaaagaagaaaagcgaGAAGAACGAGGAACAAGGTGCACCAGAAGAGGGCGCTCCAAGAAACGACATTGCGTTTCCTACGATCTCTCATGGCGGGTAGAGTGCATAAAGGGAAAAAGGTGAATTGGGTTCATTCATGCGAGTGGGGGCAAAGGCAGTTTTTGAAATCTTGGGTTCGGCATTGCCAATGGAAAAAAGAGGAAgtgggagagagaaagaagaagaagaagaagaagaagaagaagaagaaagagttaTGTTTTGCGTCCGTTAATAGTTTGATGGGACAGAGAAAGGGCTGCCGCTTTTCTTGGCTCATAACAAAGCCAATCTTCTTTAacaaaactaaactaaactaaaacaTTCAACTCTCTTCCTATTTCTAGAATTTCTATATTTCTACAAttaaatgtaaaagaaaaaaccttTTAACTCATCAAGATTTCACATTATGCATTTAAACTAATGGAAGCGTATTTTTCGTCGGTTAGTATTGATTTATATCTCAAACAAATTTAAGTATGAGAACTATACAAATTTCTATTTATATCTccataacaacaacaataataataataatattaataataataataataataatattttttttttcttttcttttattttttcttttgaagtaAAAGAGAGAGGAGGGTGTGTGACGGCAGgcttgaaaagaaaagaagagaaaaaatttatatatattttttaatattttgaaaagagttccctacttttttccttcattttttgtgtttttttattttttttctatatttcatttttcctttcctttcttttctgttttttcgttttttttttctttttttttccttcttcgttttcccttcttttttaaaaagttcttttcttttactctctccctcttttttttttttcttttctttttcactttttttagtttttttttctttttagtttttcttttctttttttttcttaaccaTTTCcgattttgtttcctttttttgtacttttttccttgttctctttttttttttattacttttctaacttcttttttttttctttaaccatcttttttaggTTCGCACCAATTTGAAGCTTTACCAAAtgttggctttttttttttgcgatcTCATGCAAGTATATATGAAGTTTCCTCGATGTCCTACTTCTTCGGCTTCtgggatttgttcatgatagacaatgcaactctatcatgacgccctttTATTTCGTCAACGTCTggagtttgttcatgatagatgatgcaactctatcacGATGCAACGTCTGGAGTTTGTTAATGGCGAAACACTTGAAGTCATCTCAACCGCAACATGATTcgtttgagctacttcatcaatatctagctcgatcttcttttcacgagccaactttaaAATCAACTCTTTTAACATGAAACACTTTCCAAtagggtgactaatgacccgatgatacttgcagtagttaagatcatctacttttcctgcttgTTCTGGTTGTTTGCATACTAGCAACTGAATAAGTTGGTTCTGTAGCAACTGCtctaacatgtctgcaacatcagagtcaggaaatggataaactttttcctgCCTTTCTTTAAGAGTTGGGCATCGCTTTTCATCGTcatcatgctttctttcaatttttgtttcttttcttttagtgaAACATTTCAAGGGAGTTGCATGAACAACCATAGActcttttatgacactatttgcGATCTTTTCAGTGTCATCGGTTTCATTCTTATCACTTCCCATTTTTggaaccaagaaatcttttgctcctctattagcaatactcaattccatatcatgggcATGAGTTGCCAACTCTTCAAACGTACGGGGTTTTATTCCCTGCAAAATATAAAGAAGTCCCAAATGCATGCCTTGAGTGCATATTTCCACTGCAGATAGTTCAGTGAGTCGAGCCTTACAGTCAAGACTCAGAGCTCTTCATTAGTTAATGTAGTCGATGACTGGCTCTTCCTCTCGTTGTCTTGTGTTTGTAAGCTCCATCATGCTAATGATATGTCGAGTACTATAGAAGCGGTTGAAAAAGTCCCTTTCAAGCTCCTCCCAACTATCAATGGATTCAAGTTCAAGATCGGTGTACCAGTCGAAGGCATTTCCTTTGAGGGTTCGAATAAACTGTTTGACCAATAAATTTCCTCGTGTACCAGCAGTTTCACATGTCTTAATGAAATGAGCAACGTGTTGCTTTGGGTTGCCATTTCCATCAAATTATTGGAATTTGGGCGGCTGGTATCCATTCGGCATTCTAAGATTGTCGATTCTCTTTGTATATGGTTTGGAATATAAAGAGAAAGTTTCAGTAGGTCCACCAtattgagttttgatggagtttgcaatCATCTCCTATAACTGCTAAACAGACAATGATACAATTGAAgtcgaattttgtggttgactttcttgcataactgCCTTCCCTTTGTGAGTATGTTTATGACTTGATTCAGCAACATCATGACTTTCAATGTGATTCTTCAAAGATGCAATCTCATAAATCTCTTTCTTCAACCGCCTTCATGAGCATGTCCACCTTCTTTTCAAGTTTCGTCATTTTATTTTCACTTGTATCCACGTCAGttaccataactgacattatatttgggtGAGGCATTTCCTCACTTGAGTGTTCAGAGAACGAGTAGTGTTCGTCAATCGCAGGATtttctttgattacaattccaccttttggtggcttagagatttgctcccaaatattctttgTGACTTCAAAAGGTGGTGTATCTTCGAATGATTGAATCTCCCTTGAGTGCCTACGAGTGTTTGATCGCTTGCCAATGTCATtgagagctttggaagtgttgctttgagatgtcatgattttctttggatgttcttcaaaaagagaaagagatgaaaggtacAGACGATCCCACTAGGGTGCCAAATAGACTTCAGAaaaaatttaattcgtggaatcgaactttgtattgatttatgtattgcggatacaatctctaatatttaatCCTTTGATGCTTTCTCTCAAATACGATTTAAACTTAGAACTTTTTTATCTTCGATCTTCAGGGAGTTGGAATTGcaagtcaattcgagcttcaaggaaagtttgatcttccaagtttTCAATCTTTCAGTTGATAAGAACTTACACATCTTGAGAGCTTTTAGAAGTTtaaatcttcaattcttttgaGCTCTAGTTCTTCCTTCAATCCAAAGATATCCAAAATGAATAGGAAGATCTCTATTTACATATCCATGGGATTTAGTGGGCTTAGGCCCATTTGCTTATTAGACGGGCTTAGGCTAGGGCCCATTTGCCTGTTGGGTTTGGACTTGGGCTCATCTGCTTGTTGTGCTTGAGCTTGGGCATATTTTCTTGATAGGCTTGGGCTTAGGCCTATTCACTCGGCGGGTTTTggcttggatccatttgcttAGTGGGCTCAAATTTGGGCCCATTTGTTTGTGCAGgctcgggtccattatttctttggcccaatttttctTCATAGGTTTGAACTAGGTTgaatatgagaaaacttgactacccaaatccaatcaaattataatcatctcaattttgctgtgatgacgtggcgtgatttaattggccaaaatttctCGTTCAACAGGAAGTTTTATTGATATgaacaatattgatatatacctTTGCCTATGTCCTATAGAATGTGTTAAGAAGGATTTAACTATAACGAATAATGACGATGTTAAATGGGTTTACCATATAATAACCTCAAATGTTGAGCGACATATTGCCTTTATTGTTCATTCTGTTGAGGGTAATATGCTAAAGCGTTTGAGGATCATCTAGAAAGTATAGGTCTATGAGATATGTACATTAcgtaacctagggcaagtgggagatgtgtaatgggtctgtggatgccctagtttattgtatttgtatatatacgttttatgtaatatacttgtacattttgtcattttcaatgtttgaggattactttattatgtacatcccatagtgactagagttttagtctaAGTgagagtttgttgggttttatgtcataaaactcgtagatggtaaatataatccattgaccgttattaataaagtgttttattattataatttcaataagtgttattgattatattattagttttgtcttaataacctaaatccaataaactaacatcctaagttgtttaatgagtcttgaacagtatgtagagacatacggggatcaatgttcaagatcaacttaaagggtctatagtatagggttaatgTTGGCtaccttatcctagtaacactatggatacgactcactttgtatttgatacaaacatattgatccaatgcattcatgtatgtgacatgcgagtgaaggtatcctatgcaatgagtttgcataagatcgaaccacgaaatagtgatcactagatgtaactccgttaactagttggatttctatttcattaggatgacctaggtaacttagtcttaatcctgagtgtattatgaactcctgttcacgaaggattgtcctttaatttgtacaggtgagagtggccagattgtcgactcaatatgcttatcattttggggacaagaccgagtggggagctgggaacgtaatcacacaagatgaaattcactccttcccgactttagggtaagtaaatAAGTATtctcttaaatggtgtctccgagacttgaacaaagggtcctaccgtCTATATGGCATGGgagaggtttctgtttagtggttggatcATAAAAAGGTTgatcattagaggagcactggtatttaaggactagaaatAACCCAGGGGTAAATCGGTAATTTGACTCATctggtgttacaaacacttgtgaaggactaacttactggtattggtctatatccgtggatacataaataaatctacagtgagaagagttcaactgtgagtctttagtggagcgtacatagttaacgaatattgattaatgtggttaatgagtttagccaattaatctcttatcgttgtagcttctaatATGTAGAttcattaggtccccttcctagctcctAAAAGgtatgagatttatttatattggttgtaatttgaattgttcaaatttactttgaaaattaatataatgtatggtgatacattataatataaagtttatattttaattagactttaatatataaatttaattttggatatgattcaaaattattttatgagagaataaaatatttgaataagttcaaatgttaatttaatatgaattagattcatactaaaactataggttaaaatttaatgtgaatatgatacatattaaagttataggttatgagagaaattaatatttgaatatgattcaaatttggattaaattaaatataagatatgtaatttaaaaattaattaattgaattaattaataatttagtttattttaattaaattaaattaattaaattaaaactataggttatgcgagagatattcatttaaatatgatttaaatgaaatattaattaaatatgatttaattaattattttaattttaatactaatttattaaattaatagggaacatGGGTGGTTTTCCTACGTCCccatttttctctcaacttctgGAGTTACTGGTATCTACATTCACAAAACTCTTCTGTGATTTTTACGTATGTCAGTTTCTCTCATTCTCAttgaaagattttttttctctaaattcccttttccaatttggttcccacaaaccctCTCAATGTAGAGAATAGAAAGGTTTCCAAGTGTTGGTGCCCCAAattggtgtttggtagattcagagtcgtcaacgcgCGTAAGTTCTTCTTTTccgtaatttttcttttaaacatgTTTAACCATAATTAAATTAGGTTTTACCAATGTATTGatatttttaggttccaattaaaattgggttaagGTTTCTGTAATTCTTCTGCCGTGCAAGGGCTTTTATCCCTTCAACGTATTCATTCCCAATCAACAAGCTTCTTATCAAATTCCATTCATCTTCCAGAACCTTATAAATGCTGCTACATCCCAAACATACATTTCATACATTACAACCatgttccttaagagaaattaatcattcaatttataaaacaaaatatacatCATATAAAACTAAccaaattagaaaaaaattatcCAGATAACTAACCAAATCACAATAACATAATCCGAACATAACTAACCAAATCACAATAACATAATAAAACCTTCAATGTACTACTGTTTTTAGGAGAGCAATTTAAAAGTTGGTCCTACAAATCCTTTACTATTGAACTCTGATTTTTCCTTTTTCGACTCCATCGATCCAAATTTTGTTGTGAAGGGAGATCTCATTACCCTTGAAGGTAAAGTTCCTCTCCTCATGCTCCTCTTCACAGCCTGTTGATAAGCAAATATATCTCTACCTCGAGCCTGTTATTCCAATCAAGAATTAAATTTGTACATTTCCCATATTATGCTATACATATTCTCAACATATAAAATATACATACACTCTTTATAGCATTCTTAACAGCTACAAGTTTCTGCATAGgtgctttttccatttttttcttctacatAAAGTACATTAAACATAATTTATAATCGTTTCAAACTACGTAtaaattcaaaaataataaCTATATTTATCACCATATTTACCTTCATTTTGATTGCTTCCAAAATCTTATCTACTTCATTCAGTAGAGCTATGCTATATACTACATCATCAACACAatcattttgtccatcttgatcATCTTGATAGTTAGTATGTAATTTACAGAGCAATACAAAATTATCAAGTATTATCACATATACTTCAATTGATAATCTACCTACTgtcctttatttttcttttccattttttccaTCATGATCATCATTAAAGTTATAATGTATATGTATAATATACAGATATGTATATGTATAATATACAGAGCAATACAGAATCTACCTACTTTCCTTCACTTTCATTTGTAATTTTTCCATCCTAATCATCAATAAATTGAGTATGTAAAATATACAGTTATGATAGAAGTACAAccacatatatgtatatgtgtaaAGTACCTGTTGTCCTTGATCCCTCGTTCCACTTTCTTCACCATTATTTCTCACACCTTGACCTCCATCATTCCCATCATTGTCATCCCTCTGTAAACACTTTCCTTCTCTTTCAACGAATTTTTGAGTTCTTCAACCTCTAGAATCAGTTTGTCCAATTTCACG
This genomic window contains:
- the LOC103485513 gene encoding glycosyltransferase family 92 protein RCOM_0530710-like isoform X1 encodes the protein MRDRRKRNVVSWSALFWCTLFLVLLAFLLFTTSRFFSSELVHTLPNPLNKALYDDSSLHFLSSLQETVTLPDQALVFLNHPQTVRPFPKEDINCVYFAANSSVPHRWRPPIDVDGEEHLQKQMVRCPLPPPGFTVSIRVRSNPQLQGGNSHQWDFLVYEALVDRDNTTVVFIKGLGLRPERVSNASKFECVYGWDFRKIKFLLRSNVISIAQEIARCTTPLSVLSNPNRTHDSIKVSIRVKGGGTLNSIARPLLSPRLITPHRKPYEMCLCTMLRNQAQFLKEWVIYHAHLGVRRWFVYDNNSDDDIEDVIASIFNVKHNISRHIWPWIKTQEAGFAHCALRARNSCKWVGFIDVDEFFFLPSGLSLLDVLRNQAKNASVGEIRVSCHSFGPSGLTRMPPQGVTVGYTCRKATAERHKSIVNPEVLNSTLINVVHHFHLRDGFHYMNLERSEMVINHYKYQVWEVFKEKFYRRVATYVADWQEEQNVGSKDRAPGLGTKAVEPEDWSSRFCEVNDTGLRDMVLQNLANRRTHLLPWQEEHRRRRRRSRKKGMHKG
- the LOC103485513 gene encoding glycosyltransferase family 92 protein RCOM_0530710-like isoform X2, with the protein product MIPLFIFSLPFKKRWRPPIDVDGEEHLQKQMVRCPLPPPGFTVSIRVRSNPQLQGGNSHQWDFLVYEALVDRDNTTVVFIKGLGLRPERVSNASKFECVYGWDFRKIKFLLRSNVISIAQEIARCTTPLSVLSNPNRTHDSIKVSIRVKGGGTLNSIARPLLSPRLITPHRKPYEMCLCTMLRNQAQFLKEWVIYHAHLGVRRWFVYDNNSDDDIEDVIASIFNVKHNISRHIWPWIKTQEAGFAHCALRARNSCKWVGFIDVDEFFFLPSGLSLLDVLRNQAKNASVGEIRVSCHSFGPSGLTRMPPQGVTVGYTCRKATAERHKSIVNPEVLNSTLINVVHHFHLRDGFHYMNLERSEMVINHYKYQVWEVFKEKFYRRVATYVADWQEEQNVGSKDRAPGLGTKAVEPEDWSSRFCEVNDTGLRDMVLQNLANRRTHLLPWQEEHRRRRRRSRKKGMHKG